TGCCGTGCCGGGTAAGAAGCCCGGAACGTCGACGAAGGTCACGAGCGGGATGTTGAATGCGTCGCAAAAACGCACGAATCGTGCAGCTTTGATCGAGCTCTCGATGTCGAGCACCCCGGCGAGCACTTCGGGCTGATTGGCGACGATCCCGATGGAGCGCCCCGCGACGCGTCCGAAACCGATGACGATGTTCCGCGCGTAGAACGGTAAGATCTCGAGAAACTCGCCGTCGTCAACGACCGACTCGATCGCGCGCTTGATATCGTACGGCTTGTTGGGCGCATCCGGAACGAGATCGTCGAGCTCAGGGCACAAGCGGCGCGGGTCGTCGTCGCTCGCAAAGACGGGCGGATCATCAAGATTGTTCTGCGGCATAAACGAGAGCAGAGCGCGCGTTTGCGCGTTCATTTCATCTTCGTCGGCAGCCACGAGCTGCGCGACGCCGCTCTTCGTCGCGTGTGTCATCGCCCCGCCGAGTTCTTCAAAGGTAACGTCTTCGCCCGTCACGGTCTTGATGATCTCCGGTCCCGTGATGAACATCTGCGAGATCTCTTCGACCATGATCGTGAAGTCGGTAATCGCCGGTGAGTAGACGGCGCCGCCCGCGCACGGTCCCGCGATCAAGCTGATCTGCGGAATGACGCCTGAAGCTTGCACGTTGCGCCAGAAAATCTCGGCGTACCCACCCAGGCTGACGACGCCCTCTTGAATGCGTGCACCGCCGGAATCGTTGATGCCGATGACGGGGGAACCCGTACGTACGGCGAGATCCATGACCTTGCAGATTTTCTCGGCGAAGGCTTCACCGAGCGAGCCGCCGAGCACCGTGAAATCTTGCGAGAAGAGGAAAACTTGCCGGCCGTCGATCAGGGCACGCCCCGTTACGACGCCGTCGCCCAGAAATTCGCGTTCACCCAAACCGAACGCGGAGGTTCGGTGCACGACGAACGTGTCGAACTCGACGAACGAATCGGGATCGACCAGCGCGTCGATGCGTTCGCGCGCCGTGCGCTTACCGCGCGCGTGTTGACGCTCGACCGCCTCTTCACCAGCGGGCGCTTGCGCAAGTTCGCGCATCTTTAGGAGCTGCTCGCGGACGTCCGGCGAGCCGTTTGTCGTCAGTGGCTCAGCCGCCGATCAGTGGTTCTTCACGCGGGAACGCGGCTTGCGCAATCTTGCTCAGCAGATCGGTCCCCTTGGGCGCGCTCGGCGGTTGCGTCCCGTGAAATTCGCGATAGGCTTCTTGCAACAGCGTTTCGGGAGCGATCTCTTTGCTCGGCTGACGTGTTGCGACGCCGTGCCGCACGCGCAGATCGCCGGCCCATATGCTCGCCGAGGGAACGTCGAGCGCCGCAATCGTGGCATCCATCTCGTCGGCGATCGCCTTGGCGCCGTCCGGCGTCGTGTTGGGAAGGATCGCGACGAATTCTTTGTCATGCCGCGCCAAAAGATCGGAAGCACGCGACGCGCAGGATCCGAGGGCGATTGCGACCTGCGTGAGCATCTCGTCGGTCCAGCGGCGATTGTAGCGATCCTCGATTTGCGCAACGACCAGCGAAAGGGGCGACGGCGAGCGGATCGCGCGCGACCACTCCATGTGCAAGCGGGCTTCGAACGCGCGGCGATTCGCAACACCGGTCGCTTCGTCGACGTCGGTAAGTGCTTTGAGCTTCTCCAGTTGAGTCGTACGCTCGTTGATCATGCTGCCGAGCAGATGCGTGTCTTGCAGAAGCCGTCGCGTAATCAAGCGTACGAGATAGAGGCCAAATTCCGGATTCTGGTAGTAGAGCTTGAGAACCGCGTCGGTCGGCATGTGGAGGCTCTCGACGTCGGTGACGCACACCGCGGAGAGGCTACGCTCCATGGTCGGTGAGAAGATCGCCATCTCGCCCAGCAGCTCGCCGGCGCTGACCGTAACCTCGATCTCCGGAAGCCGCACCGTTCCGCTTACAATGTAGAGAACGTCGGTTTGCGGATCGCTCTTGCGGAAAATGAACTCGCCGGCCACAAACTTTCGCGGCGTCATGAACGGCCGAAGCCAATCGACCGAAAGGTCGTTGCTGAGCGCGGATTGCACCTTTTGCGTGAGCAGCTTGAGCTCGCGCAGGCGCCAAATGTTGAGCGCGAACAAGATTGCAAAGAGCGCCGCGATCGGCCAGGCTTTCGTCCACACGCCGTAGACGATGAACATCGCGTTGCTCGCGATCGCAAACTGACGCAGACGGACCGGCGCGCGCATTAAGAACGTCGCCAGCACAAGTGCGGCGGCGAAGAAACCAAGGATGTCCGGAACGTATGACATCATCGCCGGTTAGCTCTCGCCGGTCCCTTTAGCCGGACCGTGCCCGACGCCTGCCCATAACGCAGCTGCTACCAGATGCCCAGCTGAAGCTTAACGTCGTCGCTCGCCATCTCGCGCGGATCCCACGGCGGGTCGAACGTTATGTCCACTTTGGCGCTCTGCACGCCCTCGACGGACTCGACCTTGGAGAGGACCGCTTGCTTGAACATCGGGCCGACGGGGCACATCGGCGACGTCAACGTCATCGTGACCGTGACGTTTTCTTGCTGCTGTCCTTCGCAGTCGATTCCATAGACGAGACCTAGGTCCAGGATCGGGATCCCGAGCTCCGGGTCCATAACTTCCGCCAGTGATTCACGGACTTGCTCTGGTGTGGGCATCAGCAACCTCCGCCGCTCAGAACCGTCATACGGCTAAGTACCGTTGCATCAGCTCAGGATCGGCGCGCAGTTGGTCGATCGGGCCGCTTGCCATGACGCGTCCATTAGAAAGGATGTAGCCGCGATCCGCGAGGCTCATGGCTACCTCCGCATTCTGCTCGACGAGCAGAATCGTGTTGCCCTCGTTTTTGATGTTGCGCACGACCTCTTCGACGTTCCGGGCGATCATCGGGGCCAGACCTTCCATTGGCTCGTCCAATAAGATGATCTCGGGGTTCGCGATGAGGG
Above is a genomic segment from Candidatus Baltobacteraceae bacterium containing:
- a CDS encoding diguanylate cyclase; translated protein: MMSYVPDILGFFAAALVLATFLMRAPVRLRQFAIASNAMFIVYGVWTKAWPIAALFAILFALNIWRLRELKLLTQKVQSALSNDLSVDWLRPFMTPRKFVAGEFIFRKSDPQTDVLYIVSGTVRLPEIEVTVSAGELLGEMAIFSPTMERSLSAVCVTDVESLHMPTDAVLKLYYQNPEFGLYLVRLITRRLLQDTHLLGSMINERTTQLEKLKALTDVDEATGVANRRAFEARLHMEWSRAIRSPSPLSLVVAQIEDRYNRRWTDEMLTQVAIALGSCASRASDLLARHDKEFVAILPNTTPDGAKAIADEMDATIAALDVPSASIWAGDLRVRHGVATRQPSKEIAPETLLQEAYREFHGTQPPSAPKGTDLLSKIAQAAFPREEPLIGG
- a CDS encoding acyl-CoA carboxylase subunit beta yields the protein MRELAQAPAGEEAVERQHARGKRTARERIDALVDPDSFVEFDTFVVHRTSAFGLGEREFLGDGVVTGRALIDGRQVFLFSQDFTVLGGSLGEAFAEKICKVMDLAVRTGSPVIGINDSGGARIQEGVVSLGGYAEIFWRNVQASGVIPQISLIAGPCAGGAVYSPAITDFTIMVEEISQMFITGPEIIKTVTGEDVTFEELGGAMTHATKSGVAQLVAADEDEMNAQTRALLSFMPQNNLDDPPVFASDDDPRRLCPELDDLVPDAPNKPYDIKRAIESVVDDGEFLEILPFYARNIVIGFGRVAGRSIGIVANQPEVLAGVLDIESSIKAARFVRFCDAFNIPLVTFVDVPGFLPGTAQEYGGIITHGAKLLYAFAEATVPKITIITRKAYGGAYDVMSSKHIRADINVAWPTSEIAVMGAEGAAKILFRREIADAADPVAKTAELIEEYRKRFANPFVAAQRGYIDDVIEARETRRVISTSLEMLQNKRVERPRRKHGNIPL
- a CDS encoding metal-sulfur cluster assembly factor; this translates as MPTPEQVRESLAEVMDPELGIPILDLGLVYGIDCEGQQQENVTVTMTLTSPMCPVGPMFKQAVLSKVESVEGVQSAKVDITFDPPWDPREMASDDVKLQLGIW